In Actinacidiphila yeochonensis CN732, a genomic segment contains:
- a CDS encoding SDR family oxidoreductase: MCLVTGATGYIGGRLVPELLDRGHRVRCLARTPAKLRDHPWAGRIDVAAGDVTDPAAVAEAMRGVDTAYYLVHTLGGGPDFEETDRRAARIFGEQARAAGVRRIVYLGGLTPPGVPEADLSPHLRSRAQVGEILLGSGVPTAVLRAAVVIGSGSASFEMLRYLTERLPVMVTPRWVRTRIQPIAVRDVLRILAGCAHLPSEVSRAFDIGGPDILTYRQMMLRYAAVAGLRRRVIIPLPVLTPGLSSLWVGLVTPVPSSLARPLAESLRYEVVSHDRDITAYVPDPPGHPIGFDDSVRLALQRIREAQVVTRWSSAAVPGAPSDPLPTDPDWAGGSLYTDTREQLVDASPDALWRVVEGIGGDNGWYSMEPAWAVRGLLDRLAGGVGLRRGRRDAVRLRVGDSLDFWRVEEIEPGRLLRLRAEMRLPGLAWLEMCVDPAPGGRSRYHQRAVFHPRGLAGHAYWWSVAPFHAFVFGGMARNIARAAADPAVRPAAPPPGAHP; encoded by the coding sequence CTGTGCCTGGTCACCGGCGCCACCGGGTACATCGGCGGGCGGCTGGTCCCCGAACTGCTCGACCGCGGCCACCGGGTGCGCTGCCTGGCCCGCACCCCCGCCAAACTGCGCGACCACCCCTGGGCCGGCCGGATCGACGTGGCCGCCGGCGACGTGACCGACCCGGCGGCCGTGGCCGAGGCGATGCGGGGCGTCGACACCGCCTACTACCTCGTGCACACCCTCGGCGGCGGCCCCGACTTCGAGGAGACCGACCGCCGTGCCGCCCGGATCTTCGGCGAGCAGGCCAGAGCCGCCGGGGTGCGCCGTATCGTCTACCTCGGCGGCCTGACCCCGCCCGGCGTCCCCGAAGCCGACCTCTCCCCGCACCTGCGCTCGCGCGCCCAGGTGGGCGAGATCCTGCTGGGCTCCGGCGTGCCCACCGCCGTGCTGCGCGCCGCCGTCGTCATCGGCTCCGGCTCGGCCTCCTTCGAGATGCTGCGCTACCTCACCGAGCGGCTGCCGGTCATGGTCACCCCCCGCTGGGTGCGCACCCGCATCCAGCCCATCGCCGTCCGCGACGTGCTGCGCATCCTCGCCGGCTGCGCCCACCTGCCGTCCGAGGTCAGCCGCGCCTTCGACATCGGCGGTCCGGACATCCTGACGTACCGTCAGATGATGTTGCGGTACGCCGCCGTGGCCGGACTGCGCCGCCGGGTCATCATCCCGCTGCCGGTGCTCACCCCGGGCCTGTCCAGCCTGTGGGTCGGCCTGGTCACCCCCGTGCCCAGCTCCCTAGCCCGGCCGCTGGCCGAGTCGCTGCGGTACGAAGTGGTCAGCCACGACCGCGACATCACCGCCTACGTGCCCGACCCGCCCGGCCACCCGATCGGCTTCGACGACTCGGTACGCCTCGCCCTCCAGCGCATCCGCGAGGCCCAGGTCGTCACCCGCTGGTCCTCCGCCGCCGTGCCCGGCGCGCCCAGCGACCCGCTGCCCACCGACCCGGACTGGGCCGGCGGCAGCCTCTACACCGACACGCGCGAACAGCTCGTCGACGCCTCCCCCGACGCGCTGTGGCGGGTCGTCGAGGGCATCGGCGGCGACAACGGCTGGTACTCCATGGAGCCGGCGTGGGCGGTGCGCGGCCTGCTCGACCGGCTCGCCGGCGGCGTCGGACTGCGCCGCGGCCGGCGCGACGCCGTCCGGCTGCGGGTCGGGGACTCCCTCGACTTCTGGCGGGTGGAGGAGATCGAGCCGGGCCGGCTGCTGCGGCTGCGGGCCGAGATGCGGCTGCCGGGTCTGGCCTGGCTGGAGATGTGCGTCGACCCCGCCCCCGGCGGCCGGTCCCGCTACCACCAGCGCGCGGTCTTCCACCCGCGCGGCCTGGCCGGACACGCCTACTGGTGGAGCGTCGCCCCCTTCCACGCCTTCGTCTTCGGCGGCATGGCGCGCAACATCGCCCGCGCCGCCGCCGATCCCGCCGTCCGGCCGGCCGCCCCGCCCCCCGGAGCACACCCGTGA
- a CDS encoding cryptochrome/photolyase family protein, with product MTTAVVLFTADLRLHDHPPLSTALRHCDEVLPLFVRDPAVDSAGFAAPNRLAFLADCLADLDAGLRERGGRLVLRHGDTVEETARAAAETGAAAVYTAAGTSAYAHRRERRLRAALEGDGRRLEVLDAVTTALAPGAVTPASSDHFAVFTPYFRQWSAAPQRSPGGAPRRVPVPDGPGSAPLPDRAKTAGASPALARGGEREARRRLTAWLRSAADSYEDRHDDLAGDATSRLSPHLHFGTLSAAETVARARARGGPGAEAFVRQVAWRDFNQQLLDARPAAAHDDYRTREDRWRPPSGAAAADLEAWRAGRTGYPVVDAAMRQLRHEGWMHNRGRLLTASFLTKTLYIEWRAGARHFLDLLVDGDVANNQLNWQWVAGTGTDTRPNRVLNPIRQARRFDPDGGYVRRWVPELAGVAGAAVHEPWRLPAGERSGLDYPEPVVDLAEGLARFRTARGLRT from the coding sequence ATGACCACCGCAGTCGTCCTGTTCACCGCCGACCTGCGGCTGCACGACCACCCGCCGCTGAGCACCGCCCTGCGCCACTGCGACGAGGTGCTGCCGCTGTTCGTCCGCGATCCGGCCGTGGACTCCGCCGGGTTCGCCGCCCCCAACCGGCTGGCCTTCCTCGCCGACTGCCTCGCCGACCTCGACGCCGGGCTGCGCGAGCGCGGCGGCCGGCTCGTGCTGCGCCACGGCGACACCGTCGAGGAGACCGCCAGGGCCGCCGCCGAGACGGGCGCCGCCGCCGTCTACACCGCCGCCGGCACCAGCGCCTACGCCCACCGCAGAGAGCGGCGGCTGCGGGCCGCGCTGGAGGGCGACGGGCGGCGGCTGGAGGTGCTGGACGCCGTCACCACCGCCCTCGCGCCCGGCGCCGTCACCCCCGCCTCCTCCGACCACTTCGCCGTCTTCACGCCCTACTTCCGCCAGTGGTCGGCGGCGCCGCAGCGGTCACCGGGGGGCGCTCCGCGCCGCGTCCCGGTCCCCGACGGGCCCGGCTCCGCGCCGCTGCCCGACCGCGCGAAGACCGCCGGCGCCTCGCCCGCGCTGGCCCGCGGCGGCGAGAGGGAGGCCCGCCGGCGGCTCACCGCCTGGCTGCGCTCGGCCGCCGACTCCTACGAGGACCGCCACGACGACCTCGCCGGCGACGCCACCTCCCGGCTCTCCCCGCACCTGCACTTCGGCACCCTCTCGGCCGCCGAGACCGTGGCCCGGGCCCGTGCCCGGGGCGGCCCCGGCGCCGAGGCGTTCGTCCGCCAGGTCGCCTGGCGCGACTTCAACCAGCAGCTCCTGGACGCCCGTCCGGCCGCCGCCCACGACGACTACCGCACCCGGGAGGACCGTTGGCGTCCCCCCTCCGGCGCGGCCGCCGCCGACCTCGAAGCGTGGCGGGCGGGCCGGACCGGCTACCCGGTCGTCGACGCGGCCATGCGGCAACTGCGCCACGAGGGGTGGATGCACAACCGGGGACGGCTGCTGACCGCGAGCTTCCTCACCAAGACCCTCTACATCGAATGGCGCGCGGGCGCCCGCCACTTCCTCGACCTGCTGGTCGACGGCGACGTGGCCAACAACCAGCTGAACTGGCAGTGGGTGGCCGGCACCGGAACCGACACCCGGCCCAACCGGGTGCTCAACCCGATCCGGCAGGCCCGCCGCTTCGACCCCGACGGCGGCTACGTACGACGCTGGGTACCCGAACTCGCCGGTGTGGCCGGGGCGGCCGTCCACGAGCCGTGGCGGCTGCCGGCGGGGGAGCGGTCCGGGCTGGACTACCCGGAGCCGGTGGTGGACCTCGCCGAGGGGCTCGCCCGGTTCCGCACGGCCCGGGGGCTGCGCACCTGA
- a CDS encoding SDR family NAD(P)-dependent oxidoreductase — MTTPQRPINSGFGATSTATEVLDGIDLSGRLALVTGGYSGLGLETTRALAAAGAHVVVPARRPDTAKEALAAIPDTEVDELDLADLDSVARFADRFLASGRDLDIVIDSAAVMACPETRVGPGWEAQFATNHLGHFALVNRLLPAIERNGGGRVVSVSSIGHHNSAIRWDDLHFTTGYDKWVAYGQAKTANALFARQLDTLAADRGVRAFSLHPGGILTPLQRHLPKQEMVDRGWIDADGKPLNPAGFKTPEQGAATQVWAATSPRLDGLGGVYLEDCEIALPTAPGERTGVREWATDPEQAARLWALSAELTGVDAFAA; from the coding sequence ATGACGACACCACAACGCCCCATCAACTCCGGTTTCGGCGCCACCAGCACGGCCACCGAGGTGCTGGACGGTATCGACCTCTCCGGCCGCCTCGCCCTGGTCACGGGCGGCTACTCGGGCCTCGGTCTGGAGACCACCCGCGCGCTGGCCGCCGCCGGCGCGCACGTCGTCGTGCCCGCCCGCCGGCCGGACACTGCCAAGGAGGCGCTGGCCGCCATCCCCGACACCGAGGTGGACGAGCTGGACCTCGCCGACCTCGACAGCGTGGCCCGCTTCGCCGACCGGTTCCTCGCCTCCGGCCGCGACCTCGACATCGTCATCGACTCGGCCGCCGTCATGGCCTGCCCGGAAACCCGCGTCGGCCCGGGCTGGGAGGCCCAGTTCGCCACCAACCACCTGGGCCACTTCGCCCTGGTGAACCGCCTCCTCCCGGCGATCGAGCGGAACGGCGGCGGCCGCGTCGTCTCCGTCTCCTCCATCGGCCACCACAACTCGGCCATTCGCTGGGACGACCTCCACTTCACCACCGGCTACGACAAGTGGGTCGCCTACGGGCAGGCCAAGACCGCCAACGCGCTCTTCGCCCGGCAGCTCGACACCCTCGCCGCCGACCGGGGCGTGCGGGCCTTCTCGCTCCACCCCGGCGGCATCCTCACCCCGCTCCAGCGCCACCTGCCCAAGCAGGAGATGGTCGACCGCGGCTGGATCGACGCCGACGGCAAGCCGCTGAACCCGGCCGGCTTCAAGACCCCGGAGCAGGGCGCCGCCACCCAGGTGTGGGCCGCCACCTCACCGCGGCTGGACGGCCTGGGCGGCGTCTACCTGGAGGACTGCGAGATCGCCCTGCCCACGGCGCCGGGCGAGCGGACGGGCGTCAGGGAATGGGCCACCGACCCGGAGCAGGCCGCCCGGCTGTGGGCGCTGTCCGCCGAGCTGACCGGCGTGGACGCCTTCGCCGCGTGA